The DNA segment AAACCCCTTTTCTTCGAGGCATCATCGTATTAGTGGAATCTCTCGTGCTGGGGCTTTCCAGTCTGTCATGGTCAGCTAACGTAGCCCTGGAAGAAGAGGCTGAAAATGGCGAAACAAAGCAGGAGATTTCCTCCGCCTGGACATGGGCAATTATGGCGGTCTCGTTTATTTTTGGTATAGCCCTCTTTTTTGTCCTCCCCTTGCTTCTTACCCGTCTTCTGGACTCGGTGATAGAATCATCCATTCTGTTCCACCTGGTCGAAGGGGTAATCAGGTTGGCGATCTTTTTGCTATACCTGAAAATAATATCTACCATGTCAGACATAAAGCGTGTATTTTCCTACCACGGGGCGGAGCATAAAACTATTAATGCCTATGAACATGGCGAGCCTCTGAAGCCAGAATATATCCAAAAATATTCCACCGCCCATGCTCGTTGCGGAACTGCATTCCTTCTTTCAGTAATGGTACTTGCGATACTGGTATTCAGTCTGGTCGGGAAACAGGTTTTGTGGCTGATGATATTGACTCGTATCTTGCTGCTCCCAGTTATTGCGGCTCTGGGATATGAAATAACCCAACTATGCTCACGCCATATGTCTAACTTGCTGGCAAGGATTATTATTGCTCCCGGAATGTGGCTTCAAAGCCTGACCACCGGTGAACCAGACGACAATCAAGTTGAGGTAGCGGTAGCCGCTCTTGAAGAAGTGATCCGGCAGGAGAACGGAGCTACCACATCAGCTTGATTTAAATATCCAATTGGTCTTTAGTTAGTTCGGTAAAGAAGCAGGTCCGTTCGCCAGTATGACATACCGGACCCCTGGGTGAAGCTTTAACTAAAATAGTATCGTTATCACAGTCTATAAATATTTCCTTAACCAATAACCGGTTACCAGATGTCGCACCCTTGTGCCACATTTCCTGACGGCTACGGCTATAGAACCATACTTCACCAGACTCCAGAGTCAGTTTGACCGCTTCCGGATTCATATAACCCAGCATTAGTACGTCTCCAGTTTTATCATCCTGGATTACTGCGGGCAATAATCCGTTCGAATCGAGTTTAAGATTCAGTTTTTTGCTCAAGTTATATCTCCTGCATATGAGTAAATTGATTATCCAATATTATCAAGAACCTGTCTTAAGTTAATATCTCCTGTATATAGTGCTTTTCCGACAATCACTCCTTCAACTCCAAGTTGCTTGAGAACCTTGAGGTGAATCGGCTGGGAAACCCCGCCAGAAGCAATAACCGGTGTGCGTACACTATCCAGCAATTCGTAAACAGCACAAAAATTGGGCTCCGTAAGAGTGCCGTCACGAGTGATATCGGTATAAATGAACCGCCTGACACCCAGCCGCACCATATCACGGGCCAGTGAAACAGCGGGGACTTCGGTAGACTGCTGCCAGCCTTTTATAGCCACCTTGCCGTCTCTGGCATCAATACCAACTATGATGGAATCGTTAAAACGGCGACAGGCTTCCTTCACCAATTCATGGTTTTCAACGGCAGAAGTACCCAGTATCACCCGATCAACGCCAGCTTTAAACAGGCTCTCTATATCCTCAATGGTGCGTATTCCGCCTCCAACTTGCACTGGAATAAGTATCCCTTGAGCAATTTCGCGAATCACATCCAGGTTAATAATTTTTCCACAGGCTGCTCCGTCAAGATCAACCACGTGCAATCGAGTTGCCCCTTGAGATACCCAGTCATGCGCTTTACTGACGGGATTAAAAGAATAGACAGTTTCAGCGGAATAATCACCCTGGTAAAGACGTACGCATTGCCCCGCCCGTATATCAATAGCAGGAATTATTTCCATATTAGTACGTTCTCCGGAGTGTCGCATAAAGGTAGATTATAACACAATACGAATTATCTATTAAACCTTTTTTCAACCGGGCGGACCACCAGCACCATCCCCTTTTCGGACACTACTTCGACTTCTTGCCCTTTGGACAATGCCACTTCTGAATATGCGCTCCAGTATTCGCCTTGTATTTTAACGGTACCCTCCGGTGATAGATCTTTGACCACTACACCTCTGGTACCCTCCATAAAGGGCAACCCTGTCATTACCTTACGGTCAAGAGCATGACTGCCAATCCGATATATTACCACAGAAAACAACAGCCAGACGATTATGATCAACAACAATCCATAAACGGGTATATTTATTTCCCAATATGGCAATGCAACCCGCACGATCACAACGATTGCCACAATTTCAATGATGTTGGTAATAATTGCTATGATTAGTCTTGTATTTGGTTTCATGGACATGTCCCGGGTATTATACCTTAATAAACCTCTGAATTTATGACATTCTTCCTTAACCCTGATATAACTTGCCAATTGCTTTAATTACATTCCGATGAATCCATTATGATTTTATAGCAGGCTATGTTATAATCTGCTTTTATTATAATGTTGATGGAGCCTTTTACCGATGACGAAAAAAACCGCCCAAAAAGATAAAATAGATCCAGAATTAGACAGTTTTATTGAAAGCGTAAATAAAAAAGACGAGCGCAATGGCCTCAAGATTCGTTTTGCTTTCGTAAACCGCAAACGCAAAGGCTAATTTCCGAACGGGTTTTTACAGTCAAAATCCGGCAAGAAGTGCATATTTGATTGTAACTGTTGCGCAAATATCCTTTTAAAACCTAACTTTTGGGCCAGCTTGAGTACATACAGGTATTCCTGCCTTGTTACAGGTCTTGCTATTTCCTGATATTGTCCCGCGCGATGACATGGATAGTACTGACTCATCAGACTCAATCCAACGTCTGTACCAATCTTTTCTGCAAGCCATTCAAGGCTTTCTTGGCTTCCGGCGATCCCATTCGGCAACACCAGATGGCGCACAAGCACCCCTGCCACCGCTACTCCCTGTTTGTCCACAACAAGACCTCCAACCTGGCGATACATTTCTTGAATTGCCTGCCGGGTATGCTCAACATAGTTAGTCGCGCCTGAGTATCTGCGTGCCATTTCGTTGTCAGAGTATTTTATATCTGGCAAATAGATGCTGATAATTCCATCCATTTCCGCCAGGGTGTCGGGCGAATCGTAGCTATTAGTGTTATATACAAGCGGCAATGTCAGCCCTGTTTTTGCCGCCAGGTTTAAAGCGCTAACTACTTGAGCTACAACATGCGAGGGAGAAACCAGATTGATATTATGACAACCAGTTTTCTGTAATCCAATCATGCAGTCAGCCAGCTCCTTTACGGTTATCTGGTTGTTTATTTGCCCCTGGGAATTTTGGCTTATCTGATAATTTTGGCAATACACGCATGCCAAGTTGCAGTTGCCAAAAAATATTGCCCCCGAACCCTGTATACCGGAAATTACCGGCTCTTCTCCATGATGATCGCAAAAGCTGGCTACAATCGGATTTTTCCCGCTGTTACAATAACCCATTTCTCCGCTTGAGC comes from the Dehalococcoidales bacterium genome and includes:
- a CDS encoding radical SAM protein gives rise to the protein MEYEVNKPSYISLHISGELENRAARLNHRLETCDICPRKCSVNRSSGEMGYCNSGKNPIVASFCDHHGEEPVISGIQGSGAIFFGNCNLACVYCQNYQISQNSQGQINNQITVKELADCMIGLQKTGCHNINLVSPSHVVAQVVSALNLAAKTGLTLPLVYNTNSYDSPDTLAEMDGIISIYLPDIKYSDNEMARRYSGATNYVEHTRQAIQEMYRQVGGLVVDKQGVAVAGVLVRHLVLPNGIAGSQESLEWLAEKIGTDVGLSLMSQYYPCHRAGQYQEIARPVTRQEYLYVLKLAQKLGFKRIFAQQLQSNMHFLPDFDCKNPFGN
- a CDS encoding DUF1385 domain-containing protein produces the protein MSDCKVNYGGQAVMEGVMMRGKEFAVTAVRNPAGKVVIRAQKLGRIYTGKLRKTPFLRGIIVLVESLVLGLSSLSWSANVALEEEAENGETKQEISSAWTWAIMAVSFIFGIALFFVLPLLLTRLLDSVIESSILFHLVEGVIRLAIFLLYLKIISTMSDIKRVFSYHGAEHKTINAYEHGEPLKPEYIQKYSTAHARCGTAFLLSVMVLAILVFSLVGKQVLWLMILTRILLLPVIAALGYEITQLCSRHMSNLLARIIIAPGMWLQSLTTGEPDDNQVEVAVAALEEVIRQENGATTSA
- a CDS encoding NfeD family protein, whose amino-acid sequence is MKPNTRLIIAIITNIIEIVAIVVIVRVALPYWEINIPVYGLLLIIIVWLLFSVVIYRIGSHALDRKVMTGLPFMEGTRGVVVKDLSPEGTVKIQGEYWSAYSEVALSKGQEVEVVSEKGMVLVVRPVEKRFNR
- the hisI gene encoding phosphoribosyl-AMP cyclohydrolase: MSKKLNLKLDSNGLLPAVIQDDKTGDVLMLGYMNPEAVKLTLESGEVWFYSRSRQEMWHKGATSGNRLLVKEIFIDCDNDTILVKASPRGPVCHTGERTCFFTELTKDQLDI
- the hisA gene encoding 1-(5-phosphoribosyl)-5-[(5-phosphoribosylamino)methylideneamino]imidazole-4-carboxamide isomerase, with translation MEIIPAIDIRAGQCVRLYQGDYSAETVYSFNPVSKAHDWVSQGATRLHVVDLDGAACGKIINLDVIREIAQGILIPVQVGGGIRTIEDIESLFKAGVDRVILGTSAVENHELVKEACRRFNDSIIVGIDARDGKVAIKGWQQSTEVPAVSLARDMVRLGVRRFIYTDITRDGTLTEPNFCAVYELLDSVRTPVIASGGVSQPIHLKVLKQLGVEGVIVGKALYTGDINLRQVLDNIG